From Pusillibacter faecalis, one genomic window encodes:
- a CDS encoding tripartite tricarboxylate transporter substrate binding protein, with protein MKRRTLCIVLAFVMALGLMGCSSGDTSSDSSTDGEQAAVEYPTRDLSMIVPFGAGGATDLICRTLAAEMEKQLGVSIAVTNMPGSASAVGTEYVNEADHDGYTLLGYPTDITSIKVMGQSDLTYEDWNALVIGCAVPTSIVVKPDSPYQTLEDLVAAMKAGTLTIATSDSGCAFTRGLGLILQQEPECNQPELIPSGGGANAALSAVKGDVDAAACGLPECIEYVRSGDLKVLTYMGSSAITIDGADGPIDIPWVCDVYPDLEENMPFGGWVGIAVPADTDPEIYEILRQAAVKAYESEAFQTFAEQKTFVPMGLTGQEANDWAKSTSYINSWMLYDMGFTSTSPETFGWPHP; from the coding sequence ATGAAAAGAAGAACACTATGCATCGTCCTCGCGTTTGTGATGGCACTCGGTCTCATGGGGTGCAGTTCCGGCGACACCAGTTCAGATTCCAGCACGGATGGCGAACAGGCGGCGGTTGAATACCCGACCCGCGATCTCTCCATGATTGTCCCCTTTGGCGCTGGTGGTGCCACGGATCTGATCTGCCGCACCTTGGCAGCCGAAATGGAAAAACAATTGGGCGTAAGCATTGCTGTGACCAATATGCCTGGCAGCGCCTCCGCCGTCGGGACCGAGTATGTGAATGAGGCAGACCATGACGGTTATACGCTTCTGGGCTATCCCACCGACATTACCTCCATCAAGGTCATGGGCCAGTCTGATCTGACCTACGAGGATTGGAACGCGCTGGTCATCGGCTGTGCGGTTCCTACCAGCATTGTCGTAAAGCCCGACTCACCTTATCAGACTCTTGAAGATCTGGTTGCTGCCATGAAGGCCGGTACCCTCACCATCGCCACCTCTGATTCCGGCTGTGCCTTTACCCGCGGCCTTGGCCTGATCCTCCAGCAGGAACCCGAATGCAACCAGCCCGAGTTGATCCCCTCTGGCGGCGGGGCCAACGCTGCGCTGTCTGCGGTGAAGGGTGATGTGGATGCTGCTGCCTGCGGCCTTCCCGAGTGCATTGAGTACGTTCGCTCCGGCGACCTCAAGGTCTTGACCTATATGGGTTCCAGCGCCATCACCATCGACGGCGCAGATGGTCCGATTGATATTCCCTGGGTCTGCGACGTCTATCCTGATCTGGAAGAAAACATGCCCTTCGGCGGCTGGGTTGGAATTGCGGTCCCCGCCGACACTGACCCTGAGATCTACGAGATTCTCCGCCAAGCCGCTGTCAAGGCTTACGAGAGCGAGGCCTTCCAAACCTTCGCCGAGCAGAAGACCTTTGTTCCCATGGGACTAACTGGCCAGGAAGCCAACGACTGGGCCAAGAGCACCTCTTACATCAACTCTTGGATGCTCTATGACATGGGATTCACCTCCACCAGCCCCGAGACGTTCGGCTGGCCCCATCCGTAA